A stretch of Gossypium hirsutum isolate 1008001.06 chromosome A06, Gossypium_hirsutum_v2.1, whole genome shotgun sequence DNA encodes these proteins:
- the LOC107962830 gene encoding eukaryotic initiation factor 4A-8, with protein MAGVAPDVSQYDARQYDSKMNELLADDGNDFFTTYDEVYESFDKMGLQENLLRGIYAYGFEKPSAIQQKGIVPFCKGLDVIQQAQSGTGKTATFCSGILQQLDYGLVQCQALVLAPTRELAQQIEKVMRALGDYLGVKVHACVGGTSVREDQRILAAGVHVVVGTPGRVFDMLRRQSLRADYIKMFVLDEADEMLSRGFKDQIYDIFQQLPPKIQVGVFSATMPPEALEITRKFMNKPVRILVKRDELTLEGIKQFYVNVDKEEWKLDTLCDLYETLAITQSVIFVNARRKVDWLTDQMRSRDHTVSATHGEMDQNTRDIIMREFRSGSSRVLITTDLLARGIDVQQVSLVINYDLPTQPENYLHRIGRGGRFGRKGVAINFTTRDDERMLADIQRFYNVVIEELPANVADLI; from the exons ATGGCTGGAGTTGCACCTGATGTATCACAATATGATGCTCGTCAATACGACAGTAAAATGAATGAATT GCTTGCTGATGATGGAAATGACTTCTTTACTACTTATGACGAGGTCTACGAGAGCTTTGATAAAATGGGTTTGCAAGAAAACCTCCTAAGAGGCATCTATGCTTATG GGTTTGAGAAGCCATCTGCAATTCAACAAAAGGGAATCGTGCCCTTTTGTAAAGGTTTAGATGTAATTCAACAAGCACAATCAGGTACCGGTAAAACGGCGACTTTCTGTTCTGGGATCTTACAACAGCTGGACTATGGTTTAGTACAATGTCAAGCTTTGGTTCTTGCTCCCACTAGGGAGCTTGCGCAACAGATTGAGAAAGTTATGCGTGCACTTGGTGATTATTTGGGTGTAAAGGTTCATGCATGTGTTGGTGGAACTAGTGTCCGGGAGGATCAACGAATCCTTGCAGCTGGCGTACATGTTGTTGTTGGTACCCCTGGTCGTGTTTTTGACATGCTTCGCAGGCAGTCTCTTCGTGCAGATTATATTAAGATGTTTGTCCTCGATGAAGCTGATGAAATGCTCTCTCGTGGTTTTAAAGATCAA ATCTACGACATATTCCAGCAACTCCCCCCGAAAATACAGGTTGGTGTTTTTTCTGCAACCATGCCACCCGAGGCTCTTGAAATTACCAGGAAGTTTATGAACAAACCAGTCAGGATTCTTGTGAAGCGTGATGAGCTCACCCTCGAAGGTATTAAGCAGTTTTATGTCAACGTTGACAAGGAGGAGTGGAAGCTCGACACGCTTTGTGATCTCTATGAAACTTTAGCTATAACTCAGAGCGTGATCTTTGTTAACGCCAGACGCAAAGTTGATTGGCTTACCGATCAAATGCGGAGCCGTGATCACACAGTATCCGCCACCCATGGAGAAATGGACCAGAACACTCGTGATATCATCATGCGCGAGTTTCGATCGGGATCTTCTCGTGTGCTGATCACCACTGATCTATTGGCTCGAGGGATTGATGTCCAGCAGGTCTCGTTGGTTATTAACTATGATTTGCCAACACAACCGGAGAACTATCTTCATCGTATTGGTCGAGGTGGTCGGTTTGGGAGGAAAGGTGTAGCGATCAACTTCACAACACGAGATGATGAACGGATGCTTGCCGATATCCAAAGGTTCTACAATGTAGTGATAGAGGAACTGCCTGCAAATGTTGCGGATTTGATCTGA